The Sorangiineae bacterium MSr11367 genome window below encodes:
- a CDS encoding carboxymuconolactone decarboxylase family protein — translation MPIQTGFVVHTAETAPEGSRPFLVGAKEQFGFVPAPMAKMASSPTVLESFLSNLPIFEKSSLSPIEREVVVMAVSVYNGCHYCVPMHTAILKRMDAPEDLINALRDGTRIGNPKLQALAEFTRRVLETRGHTGETALGAFFDAGFNQQSALDVVLGVSVFTLTTYAIRMTDAKLDPAFEAFKWTPVSGR, via the coding sequence ATGCCTATCCAGACCGGCTTCGTCGTTCACACCGCAGAAACAGCCCCCGAGGGGTCACGCCCCTTTTTGGTGGGCGCCAAAGAGCAGTTCGGATTCGTTCCCGCCCCGATGGCCAAAATGGCCAGCTCGCCCACCGTGTTGGAGTCGTTCCTGTCCAACCTCCCCATCTTCGAGAAGAGCAGTCTGTCGCCCATCGAGCGCGAAGTGGTGGTCATGGCGGTCTCCGTCTACAACGGCTGTCATTACTGCGTGCCCATGCACACCGCGATCCTCAAGCGCATGGATGCGCCGGAGGACCTCATCAATGCCCTGCGCGATGGCACGCGCATTGGCAACCCCAAGCTGCAGGCCTTGGCGGAGTTTACCCGTCGCGTTCTCGAGACGCGCGGCCACACCGGCGAAACGGCGCTCGGGGCATTCTTCGATGCGGGCTTCAACCAGCAGAGCGCGCTCGACGTCGTGTTGGGGGTCTCGGTTTTCACCCTCACCACCTATGCCATCCGCATGACCGACGCGAAGCTCGACCCTGCGTTCGAAGCCTTCAAGTGGACTCCTGTCTCCGGCAGGTAG
- a CDS encoding methylated-DNA--[protein]-cysteine S-methyltransferase translates to MTAYGFALFETAIGRCGIAWGERGVASVALPEVRDADTRARMLRRFPGAQELPPSPDVQRAVDAIVALLRGEAADLADIPLDMNGVSPFYRRVYEVARTIGPGATLSYGEVATRLGSPGSARAVGQALGRNPFPIVVPCHRVLAAGGKMGGFSANGGITTKLRLLTIEGARHAGADSFDAEAAMEHLRTKDARLGRLFDKVGPFRMRVNETPSIFLALAESIVYQQLTTKAAATIFARVCALFPHAAEGFAPEHVLRVSDEKLRGAGLSRAKLLALRDLAQRAKDGQLPTLDDVRGMSDEAIIEHLTEVRGIGRWTVEMLLIFRLGRPDVLPVDDYGIRKGFMLAFGKREMPERKALETYGNRWKPYRSVASWYLWRALEATWP, encoded by the coding sequence ATGACCGCATACGGGTTTGCACTGTTCGAGACGGCCATTGGTCGATGCGGCATCGCGTGGGGGGAACGCGGTGTCGCGTCGGTGGCGCTTCCCGAGGTGCGCGACGCGGACACGCGGGCGCGCATGCTCCGTCGATTCCCCGGCGCGCAGGAATTGCCGCCCTCCCCCGATGTGCAGCGCGCGGTGGACGCCATCGTCGCGCTCCTTCGCGGTGAGGCGGCCGATCTCGCGGATATCCCGCTGGACATGAACGGCGTCTCTCCGTTTTACCGCCGCGTGTACGAGGTGGCCCGCACCATTGGACCGGGCGCCACGCTCTCGTATGGCGAGGTGGCCACGCGACTTGGTTCGCCGGGATCGGCGCGCGCGGTGGGGCAGGCGCTGGGGCGAAATCCATTTCCCATCGTCGTTCCGTGCCATCGCGTTCTCGCGGCCGGCGGCAAGATGGGCGGCTTTTCGGCGAACGGCGGCATCACCACGAAATTGCGTCTGCTCACCATCGAGGGTGCACGCCACGCCGGCGCGGACAGCTTCGATGCCGAGGCAGCGATGGAGCATTTGCGCACCAAGGATGCGCGACTCGGCCGCCTTTTCGACAAGGTCGGGCCCTTTCGCATGCGCGTCAACGAGACGCCGAGCATCTTCCTCGCGCTGGCCGAATCCATCGTGTACCAGCAGCTCACCACGAAGGCCGCGGCGACCATCTTCGCCCGGGTATGCGCGCTCTTTCCGCACGCGGCGGAAGGATTTGCGCCGGAGCACGTCCTACGTGTGTCCGACGAAAAGCTGCGTGGCGCGGGCTTGTCTCGTGCCAAGCTTTTGGCCCTGCGCGATCTCGCGCAAAGGGCGAAGGATGGCCAGCTCCCCACCCTGGACGACGTACGTGGCATGTCCGACGAAGCGATCATCGAGCACCTCACCGAGGTGCGCGGCATCGGCCGGTGGACGGTGGAAATGCTGCTCATCTTCCGCCTTGGCCGGCCCGACGTCTTGCCGGTGGACGATTACGGCATCCGCAAAGGCTTCATGCTCGCGTTCGGAAAGCGCGAAATGCCGGAGCGCAAGGCGTTGGAAACGTACGGAAATCGCTGGAAACCGTACCGCTCGGTGGCAAGCTGGTACTTATGGCGGGCCCTGGAGGCGACATGGCCCTAG
- a CDS encoding AraC family transcriptional regulator gives MKATVLYSSNSTGSSSAMVPASVVDCRCDAAPGDKPFVEVHTGYSVNYVRRGSFGYKSGGKSFELVAGSLLIGHKGDEYMCTHEHAQGGDECLSFKLAPALVDTLTDRSEIWRIACVPPLPELMVLGELAQSAADGTSDMGLDEAAMLLATRFVEIATGKKRPVFGPPDTWARDRRRAVEAALWLDENSHQSIDLEAAAKEAGLSSFHFLRLFSKVLGVTPHQYLLRSRLRRAARLLADDGQSITEIAYGVGFGDLSNFVRTFHRAAGVSPRAFRRAAKGDRAIFGDRLGA, from the coding sequence ATGAAGGCCACGGTTCTCTATTCGTCGAACTCGACAGGTTCGTCCTCGGCCATGGTGCCCGCATCGGTGGTCGACTGCCGGTGCGACGCTGCGCCGGGTGACAAGCCCTTCGTCGAGGTACACACCGGCTACTCCGTCAACTACGTGCGCCGTGGAAGCTTTGGCTACAAGTCGGGGGGTAAGTCGTTCGAGCTGGTGGCGGGCTCTCTGCTCATCGGCCACAAGGGCGACGAATACATGTGCACGCACGAGCACGCCCAGGGCGGCGACGAGTGCCTCTCGTTCAAACTCGCCCCCGCGCTGGTCGACACCCTGACCGACCGCAGCGAAATCTGGCGCATCGCCTGCGTCCCGCCGCTGCCCGAGTTGATGGTCCTCGGCGAGCTCGCGCAATCCGCCGCCGACGGCACGAGCGACATGGGCCTCGACGAAGCGGCCATGCTCCTGGCCACCCGATTCGTCGAAATCGCCACCGGAAAAAAGCGCCCCGTCTTCGGCCCGCCCGACACCTGGGCCCGCGATCGCCGCCGCGCCGTCGAAGCGGCGCTCTGGTTGGACGAGAACTCCCACCAATCCATCGACCTGGAGGCCGCCGCCAAGGAAGCGGGCCTCAGCTCCTTCCACTTCCTGCGCCTCTTTTCCAAGGTCCTCGGCGTCACACCGCACCAATATTTGCTTCGCTCCCGCCTGCGTCGGGCCGCCCGCCTCCTCGCCGACGACGGCCAATCGATCACCGAAATCGCCTACGGCGTCGGCTTCGGCGATCTCTCCAACTTCGTGCGCACCTTCCACCGCGCCGCCGGCGTCTCCCCCCGCGCCTTCCGTCGCGCCGCCAAAGGCGACCGCGCCATCTTCGGCGACCGCCTCGGCGCGTAA
- a CDS encoding FG-GAP-like repeat-containing protein, with protein sequence MRRIVQSFGFLQGLMLVVGSVAACSSADSSTENIASSEQSIINGAIPAASDVLAARVVLVNGGCSGTLLNKHWVLTASHCVGATGPVSFGVSTRTGTTATADWVERHPEAPPCCQSPVAWHAMDVAMVHLRTPLQDYTTAISANEPTANQQLSCYGYGNNVAFYDNDGGTHGAGFGTLRTAKLSVESPNEVDPRRYTIKPNTQGDQDPRNDQIQWTGDSGGPCFNAAGEIIGVHSGAGFTDFDPPNTTLTVLRGIQTKGARVRDWANELMNPRVSPVKGMCRTAPTPPPPPPPVGQPPPPPVRSDLASAWNDVGVGQAALAVYPSNGASFDYWYQGLTSGGWDDRSRHVAGDFNGDGLTDVATVWPYYGMSMVAVRLSTGNKVTGGGFTLETWADTHRLFRDAYQWLPGDFNGDGRDDLALAWNDRGWTSVGVFLSNGSGFSPYQAWATQVGGWGDEHKWVAGDFNKDGRTDLATVWPWRSRPEDPLQNAIAIRQSTGSSFELQESALAQGGWQSSSKWLAGDFNGDGYSDLAVAWEQPSGTTKLARVAVYPSTGGTKFNGWNQWDMSGGGWDDRHDWAAGDFDGDGKTDLVTSWQQGTPQGTHNVLTVRRSTGSQFVAGKEWLNPAGGYSPTAQWCAGKFAR encoded by the coding sequence ATGAGACGAATCGTCCAATCCTTTGGATTCTTGCAGGGTTTGATGCTCGTAGTGGGTTCCGTAGCCGCCTGCTCTTCCGCCGATTCATCCACGGAGAACATTGCATCGAGCGAGCAAAGCATCATCAATGGTGCCATCCCGGCAGCCAGTGATGTGTTGGCGGCCCGTGTCGTGCTCGTGAATGGGGGTTGTTCGGGCACTCTGCTGAACAAGCACTGGGTGTTGACGGCCTCGCACTGCGTCGGAGCTACGGGGCCGGTGAGTTTTGGCGTATCCACGCGCACGGGAACCACGGCCACGGCCGATTGGGTGGAGCGTCACCCCGAGGCGCCTCCGTGCTGCCAAAGTCCCGTCGCATGGCACGCGATGGACGTGGCCATGGTCCATTTGAGGACCCCGCTCCAGGACTACACGACGGCGATCTCGGCGAACGAACCGACGGCGAATCAGCAGTTGAGTTGTTACGGCTACGGGAACAATGTTGCCTTTTATGACAACGACGGAGGCACGCACGGCGCAGGATTTGGCACGTTGAGGACGGCAAAACTCTCCGTCGAGTCGCCGAACGAGGTTGACCCCCGCCGCTACACGATAAAGCCGAACACCCAAGGTGACCAAGACCCCCGAAACGACCAGATCCAATGGACAGGCGATTCCGGAGGCCCGTGCTTCAACGCTGCAGGAGAGATAATCGGCGTGCATAGCGGTGCAGGTTTCACGGATTTCGACCCCCCCAACACCACGCTGACCGTGCTCAGAGGCATCCAAACGAAAGGCGCTCGCGTTCGCGACTGGGCAAACGAATTAATGAATCCACGGGTGTCACCCGTGAAAGGCATGTGCCGTACGGCGCCGACGCCTCCGCCGCCGCCTCCACCCGTGGGCCAGCCGCCGCCTCCTCCGGTGCGCAGCGATCTGGCATCGGCGTGGAACGACGTCGGCGTGGGCCAGGCAGCTCTCGCGGTCTATCCCTCGAACGGAGCGTCGTTCGACTACTGGTACCAAGGTCTTACCAGCGGAGGATGGGATGACCGTTCCAGGCACGTTGCAGGAGATTTCAACGGCGACGGACTCACCGACGTGGCCACGGTATGGCCGTATTATGGAATGAGCATGGTCGCAGTTCGGTTGTCCACGGGGAACAAGGTGACGGGAGGGGGATTCACGCTCGAAACCTGGGCCGATACCCATCGACTCTTCCGCGATGCCTACCAGTGGCTCCCGGGTGATTTCAACGGCGATGGGCGCGACGATTTGGCGCTGGCCTGGAACGATCGGGGATGGACCTCCGTGGGGGTCTTCTTATCGAACGGCTCTGGCTTCTCCCCGTACCAAGCTTGGGCGACGCAGGTCGGGGGATGGGGCGACGAGCACAAGTGGGTTGCGGGTGACTTCAACAAGGATGGGCGCACGGACCTTGCAACCGTCTGGCCCTGGAGGAGTCGGCCGGAGGACCCCCTGCAGAATGCCATCGCGATCCGCCAATCGACGGGCTCCTCGTTCGAGCTGCAAGAATCGGCGCTCGCGCAGGGCGGATGGCAGAGCTCGAGCAAGTGGCTCGCGGGTGACTTCAACGGCGATGGCTATTCGGACCTGGCGGTGGCATGGGAGCAGCCCTCGGGAACGACGAAGCTGGCACGCGTGGCGGTGTACCCTTCGACGGGGGGAACGAAGTTCAACGGATGGAACCAGTGGGACATGTCCGGCGGCGGCTGGGACGATCGACACGACTGGGCCGCGGGTGACTTCGACGGCGATGGCAAAACCGATCTCGTGACGTCGTGGCAGCAAGGGACCCCGCAAGGGACCCACAACGTGCTCACGGTACGCAGATCGACGGGCTCGCAATTCGTCGCTGGCAAGGAGTGGTTGAATCCGGCGGGCGGCTACAGCCCCACGGCGCAGTGGTGCGCGGGGAAGTTCGCGCGCTGA
- a CDS encoding peptidase M14, which produces MRFIDRTFKIAFIATVTALPGLLGACQPAQPPSSEVRTSASSAGRPQDLVAEAERNGFRRTARYDEVERLCPAFERAYPQRARCVTFGTTPEGRPMLAIVASSDGVLTAEQARAKHRPVILFQGGIHAGEIDGKDGGFWALRELLEDKLVPGALAKSTAVFVPVLNIDGHERFAPNQRPNQRGPEEMGFRTTAQNLNLNRDYLKVEAPEMKAILGFFETWDPVVYVDLHTTDGAKFEHDVAVLVEPSVPAPGNLQEPATALSDAIQARLTATGHLPVSFYPAFRKSEDPASGFSKASAPPRYSQSYASLRNRIGILVETHSWRPHPQRVRSVHDFLLGLFDQARTDAAGWRKAADAGDAAGQRLGGTRVALTYKPSEASHTIEFRGYAYQKRASEISGTTWVSYDESKPEIWRVPLFDTAEPALMVDAPAAGYVVPAAHAEWIGAKLRTHGLQYQVMGAPRPRFSVGAFRADEVTPGHSFEGRTPVTVKGSWKTEMRDLPKGSLFVPIAQPRARVLLHLFEPLAPDSLVAWGFFNGAFERKEYMEDYVAEEEARKMLAANPALKSEFEARLKDPKFAADSKARLDFFYQRHPSWDERVNLIPIYRVATSPM; this is translated from the coding sequence ATGCGTTTCATCGATCGCACGTTCAAAATCGCGTTCATCGCCACCGTCACCGCACTTCCCGGCCTCCTCGGGGCATGCCAACCGGCGCAGCCCCCCTCGAGCGAGGTACGCACATCGGCGTCCTCGGCCGGCCGCCCGCAGGACCTCGTGGCCGAGGCCGAGCGCAATGGATTCCGTCGCACCGCGCGCTACGACGAGGTCGAGCGATTGTGCCCGGCCTTCGAGCGCGCGTATCCGCAGCGCGCGCGGTGCGTCACTTTCGGCACGACGCCGGAGGGCCGGCCCATGCTCGCCATCGTGGCCTCGTCCGACGGGGTGCTCACGGCGGAGCAGGCGCGCGCGAAGCATCGCCCCGTGATTCTGTTCCAGGGCGGTATTCACGCCGGGGAAATCGATGGGAAAGACGGCGGCTTCTGGGCGCTTCGCGAGCTGCTCGAGGACAAGCTGGTGCCAGGTGCACTGGCCAAGTCCACGGCGGTGTTCGTGCCCGTGCTCAACATCGATGGGCACGAGCGCTTCGCGCCGAATCAACGGCCCAACCAGCGCGGCCCCGAGGAGATGGGATTTCGCACGACGGCGCAGAATCTCAACTTGAACCGCGACTACCTCAAGGTGGAAGCGCCCGAGATGAAAGCGATTCTCGGGTTCTTCGAGACATGGGATCCCGTGGTGTACGTGGATTTGCACACGACGGATGGCGCCAAGTTCGAGCACGACGTGGCGGTGCTCGTGGAGCCGTCGGTTCCGGCCCCGGGCAATCTGCAGGAGCCTGCCACTGCGCTCTCGGATGCGATCCAAGCGCGGTTGACGGCGACGGGGCATCTTCCGGTGTCGTTCTATCCTGCGTTTCGTAAGTCGGAGGACCCGGCGTCCGGCTTTTCGAAAGCATCGGCCCCTCCCCGCTATTCGCAGTCGTATGCATCACTGCGAAATCGCATTGGCATTCTGGTGGAGACACATAGCTGGCGTCCCCATCCCCAACGTGTGCGCTCCGTTCATGATTTCCTATTGGGATTATTCGATCAGGCGCGCACGGATGCGGCCGGGTGGCGCAAGGCCGCAGATGCGGGGGATGCAGCGGGACAACGGCTTGGCGGCACGCGCGTGGCATTGACGTACAAGCCCAGTGAAGCGTCGCACACGATCGAGTTTCGCGGGTATGCGTACCAGAAGAGGGCGTCGGAGATTTCCGGCACCACCTGGGTATCGTACGACGAGTCGAAGCCGGAGATCTGGCGAGTCCCTCTGTTCGATACGGCGGAGCCGGCGTTGATGGTGGATGCACCGGCGGCGGGGTACGTGGTGCCGGCGGCGCACGCCGAATGGATTGGGGCCAAGCTTCGCACGCACGGCTTGCAGTACCAGGTGATGGGCGCGCCGCGGCCGCGGTTTTCCGTGGGCGCGTTTCGCGCAGACGAGGTGACGCCGGGCCACTCGTTCGAGGGGCGCACGCCAGTCACGGTGAAGGGCTCGTGGAAAACAGAGATGCGGGATCTGCCCAAGGGCTCCCTGTTCGTTCCCATTGCCCAGCCCCGCGCGCGCGTGCTGCTGCACTTGTTCGAGCCGCTCGCGCCGGATTCTCTCGTGGCGTGGGGCTTCTTCAACGGAGCCTTCGAGCGAAAAGAGTACATGGAAGACTACGTCGCCGAAGAAGAAGCGCGCAAAATGCTGGCGGCCAATCCCGCGTTGAAGTCCGAATTCGAGGCGCGGCTCAAAGATCCGAAGTTCGCCGCCGATTCCAAAGCGCGCCTGGACTTCTTCTACCAACGCCACCCCTCCTGGGACGAACGCGTCAACCTGATCCCCATTTACCGCGTGGCCACATCGCCGATGTAA
- a CDS encoding LysR substrate-binding domain-containing protein yields METGSFSRAAQELATSPATVSRRLSRLEEHLEVHLVHRTTRHFALTEAGWLFYERAREILRAVENAERSIKTMNNVAAGSLRVSASTAFGAMHLGPLLPEFIDRHPGLKVELILEDRYVDLVAEGFDVAVRIGGEGASNLRSRRLSRERAVVCAAPAYLDRRGTPRTPAELEGHTLLRHTVIPRWPFRVDGHSLEVDSGTNIVCNNVTVVREAAIRGLGLAYLPHFALIEELAKGELVGVLEEYAAHEVAIDALYAPTPFSAAKVRAYIDFLVEKVPERLGVLDGVAISAYPLP; encoded by the coding sequence GTGGAGACGGGTTCGTTTTCGCGCGCCGCGCAGGAGCTGGCCACGAGCCCCGCCACCGTGAGCCGGCGATTGTCGCGTTTGGAGGAGCACCTCGAGGTGCACCTCGTTCATCGGACGACGCGACACTTTGCCCTCACCGAGGCCGGCTGGCTCTTTTACGAGCGTGCGCGCGAGATTCTGCGGGCGGTCGAGAACGCCGAGCGATCCATCAAAACGATGAACAACGTGGCCGCCGGCAGCCTGCGCGTCAGTGCGTCGACGGCCTTTGGGGCCATGCACCTCGGGCCCTTGCTGCCCGAGTTCATCGACCGGCATCCCGGCTTGAAGGTGGAGCTCATTCTCGAGGACCGATACGTCGACCTGGTCGCCGAAGGCTTCGACGTGGCCGTTCGCATTGGAGGGGAGGGCGCCTCCAACCTGCGGAGCCGGCGCCTCTCGCGCGAGCGCGCCGTCGTTTGCGCGGCCCCGGCGTACCTCGATCGCCGCGGCACCCCGCGCACGCCCGCGGAATTGGAAGGGCACACGCTTCTGCGGCACACCGTCATCCCGCGGTGGCCCTTTCGGGTGGACGGCCATTCGCTCGAGGTCGATTCCGGGACGAACATCGTTTGCAACAACGTGACGGTCGTTCGCGAGGCCGCGATCCGCGGCTTGGGCTTGGCCTACCTCCCGCACTTCGCGCTCATCGAGGAGCTGGCGAAAGGGGAGCTGGTGGGCGTGCTCGAAGAGTACGCGGCGCACGAAGTGGCCATCGATGCGCTCTATGCACCGACTCCGTTCAGCGCCGCGAAGGTGCGTGCTTACATCGATTTCCTGGTGGAGAAAGTCCCCGAGCGCCTCGGCGTGCTCGATGGCGTCGCCATTAGCGCTTATCCTTTGCCATGA
- a CDS encoding sigma 54-interacting transcriptional regulator — protein sequence MTQFAQNGPTAFEDRTVHVPGAPEEPAQDAHGRAARPKSPPSYVLRVIKGPDTGKSLLLDWSRTPKAVVGHGPSCELRINDARVARRHLSFSPEGNALRLVDGRSSEGTRVGGVRVVEAILEGGETIELGGTALRLMRAAELQPGATEGDRFGRVLGQSNAMRKLFSACEALSASMLPVILEGETGTGKDALAEAIHDASTRAWGPLVFFDCAAHDETSALDALFGSPHGAGALERAVGGTLVIDEIGQLGNEAQRRLTASLERGELWRAGENAPVRADVRVIATTRSDLDLLVTARAFREELLFRLAGARIQVPPLRQRHGDVELLARHFWRTLGGEGELPKHVLIRLARHDWPGNVHELEHAITRATTLGHDDNLDLHLGERTRPIDFIEYLITQGLPMRRARQLLIREFEKRFVDRAVHDHGGNVSRAAMASGMTRRYFHMIMAKDKR from the coding sequence ATGACCCAATTTGCGCAAAATGGACCGACGGCATTCGAAGATCGCACCGTGCATGTGCCGGGTGCGCCCGAAGAGCCGGCTCAAGACGCGCATGGGCGGGCGGCCCGTCCCAAATCGCCGCCCTCGTACGTCTTGCGCGTGATCAAAGGGCCCGATACGGGCAAGAGTCTGCTCCTCGATTGGAGCCGAACGCCCAAGGCGGTCGTGGGCCACGGACCTTCGTGCGAATTGAGAATCAACGATGCGCGCGTGGCTCGAAGGCACTTGTCGTTCAGCCCCGAGGGAAACGCTCTGCGCTTGGTCGATGGGCGCTCGAGCGAGGGGACTCGGGTGGGCGGCGTCCGCGTCGTCGAAGCCATCTTGGAAGGGGGCGAGACCATCGAGCTAGGCGGAACCGCGCTCCGTCTCATGCGCGCAGCCGAGCTGCAGCCGGGGGCGACGGAGGGCGATCGCTTCGGCCGTGTGCTCGGCCAGAGCAATGCCATGCGCAAGCTATTTTCGGCGTGCGAGGCGCTCAGCGCGTCGATGCTGCCGGTGATCCTCGAGGGCGAAACCGGCACGGGCAAAGATGCGCTGGCCGAGGCCATTCATGATGCCTCCACGCGTGCGTGGGGGCCGCTGGTCTTTTTCGACTGTGCCGCGCACGATGAGACCTCGGCGCTCGACGCGCTCTTTGGCAGCCCGCACGGCGCAGGCGCCCTCGAACGCGCGGTGGGCGGCACCCTGGTCATCGACGAAATTGGGCAACTCGGAAACGAGGCGCAGCGCCGGCTGACGGCAAGCCTCGAACGCGGGGAGCTCTGGCGCGCTGGGGAAAATGCCCCGGTGCGCGCCGACGTGCGCGTGATTGCGACCACGCGTTCCGATCTGGACCTCTTGGTGACGGCGCGCGCGTTCCGCGAGGAGCTTCTCTTTCGCCTGGCCGGTGCACGCATTCAGGTGCCGCCGCTGCGCCAGCGCCATGGCGATGTCGAGTTGCTCGCGCGTCACTTCTGGCGCACCCTCGGCGGGGAAGGCGAGTTGCCGAAGCACGTCCTCATCCGGTTGGCGCGCCACGATTGGCCGGGCAACGTGCACGAGCTGGAGCACGCCATCACGCGCGCCACGACGTTGGGCCATGACGACAACCTCGATCTTCACCTGGGCGAGCGCACGCGGCCCATCGATTTCATCGAGTACCTCATCACGCAAGGTTTACCCATGCGCCGCGCGCGGCAGCTTCTCATTCGCGAATTCGAAAAGCGCTTCGTCGACCGCGCGGTGCACGACCACGGCGGCAACGTGAGCCGGGCGGCCATGGCGTCGGGCATGACCCGGCGCTATTTTCATATGATCATGGCAAAGGATAAGCGCTAA